The genomic region ACCAAGGACCTGGACGACGTCCTTGAGCCCGCCATCCAGGTAGCGGACCGCGGCTTCGTGGTGGACGACACCTTCCGCCAACAGACCCTCGACAACAAGCTCCGCTTCGAGGCATTCACCTCCACCAGCAAGCTTTTCCTCCCGGGCGGTGACGCACCCGCCGTCGGCAGTATCTTCAGGAACCCGGACCTCGCGGCAACTTACCGGCTGCTCGCGGACAAGGGGACCGGCGGCTTCTACCACGGCGCGCTCGCCAAAGAGATAGCGTCAACCGTCCAGGCTCCGCCGAAAACCAAGACCACCAAGCTGCCCGTCCCGGCCGGCCGCCTGACCGCAGCGGACCTCGCCAAGTACCGCGCCCTGAACCAGTCGCCCACCCATGTTGAATACCGCGGCCTGGACGTCTACGGCATGGCACCGTCGAGCAGCGGCGGCACCACGGTGGGCGAGGCGCTGAACATCCTTGAGCCGTTCGACCTTTCCGGAATGTCCGCGCCCACGGCGCTGCACCATTACCTCGAAGCCAGCGCCCTCGCCTTTGCGGACCGCGGCAAGTACGTTGGCGACCCCGCGTTCGTCGACGTTCCCACAGGCGCCCTGACGGATCCCCTGTTCGGCAAGGAACGCTCGTGCGAGATTGACCCGAAGGTGGCAGCCGTGAAGCCGGTGGCGCCGGGTGACGTGGCAAATTACGACGGCGCGTGCCCGGCCGCCGCGGCGGCCCCCGCCAGCGAGAAGGACACCGAGAACATCTCCACCACCAACCTGACGGTCGCGGACAAGTGGGGCAACGTCGTTGAGTACACCCTCACCATCGAGCAGACCGGCGGGTCGGGCATTGTGGTTCCCGGCCGCGGATTCCTGCTGAACAACGAGCTGACCGACTTCTCCACCGTCTACGACCCGAAGGACCCTAACCGGATTGAGCCCGGCAAGCGGCCGCGGTCCTCGATGTCCCCGACGATCATCCTCGAGGACGGGGACCCGTTCCTCGCCCTCGGTTCGCCCGGCGGTTCGACGATCATCACCACCGTCCTGCAGACGATCCTGAACAGGGTGGATCTGGGGATGAACATTTCCGATGCCATCGCCGCTCCGCGGGCGGCGCAGCGGAACTCTGCCAAGGTCACGGCCGAGCCCGGATTCATCACCGCGTATGAACGCCAGCTGAAGCCGTTCGGCCACGAGTTCACCCCGTCCGGTGACGCGTTCACCTCGGCAGCGGAGATCGGCGCGGCCACCGCCATCGAGTTCAAGTCAGGCGGACGCCTGGTCGCCGCGGCCGAGCCGGTCAGGCGCGGCGGCGGCTCCGCCATGGTGGTCAAACCTGCGAGGTGAGACAAGCCAACCGTCAGGGAAGGGCCGCTAAGGAACACGGTCGGCTACGGAAAGCGGGCCGCTAAGGAAGGCCGTGGCCGTGGCCGGGCAGCAACTGCCGGTTCCTGATCTGCGACGGTCCGAACTCCACCGTGAGCGGTCGGATTTCCCAGGAGCCGCTTCGTTCCCGTGGACGGCCTTCCCCTGAGCTGCCCTGCAGCTTTGGTTTTCCCACAGCAACGTGGGGGCGCCACCGCGGATACCTGTAGCCCAGGGCGCGGGAACTGAGGATGAAGTCATCGGGGTTGTCCACCAGCAGGTCATCCAGCAACTCATGGAGGGCCTGGACGAGCGAGACCTGAAAGTCTCGCACGCCCTGGGGCACTTCCACCTCCAGTCCGGACACCCTGCCGCCGCCCAGCAGGACCAGCCGCTCCGCTGTTCCGGAGAAACCCTCCAGCACGGGCAGCGCGCGCAGCCAGTCGGCAGTCTTGACGGCGGCCGCGGCGGGGTCAGTGGCGCCCTTGGTCCAGTCGGCAACGTCGGCGGCGAAGTCTTCCAGGATGCCGATGTGGAGCAGGGTCATGTGCAGTCCCTGCGGCCTGCGCAGGCCGTCCGCGTACGCTGCGAGCTGTTCGTAGTCCGCGGGTTTGGCGCCGACGCCCAGGACCGGCACCTCAACCGTGATGCGCGGAAGCCTCAGCATCCGGACCTCCCTTGTCCTTGGCCGCCGTCGGAATTCCTGCCTGTGGATCATGCCATTATGCGCCTCATAGGCGGTTGCGGGAGACCGATACCGGGCCTGTGGTCAATATGGGGTACGGCCTAAAGGAAGCTCCTGCACGGCCTCCGCTGAAGGCCTGCCCTGTCTCTGCCCTGACTGTGTCGGCCCGTCGAAGACGGATAGCCAGGTCCCTGATCAGCAGGGCATTTTTGTCGGTGCCTCGTGGGATGCTTTCGGCATGAAAGACAATGCAGTTGTGGAGGCGGTGGAGGCGGTCGGTGCTTCCTGCTCTGCGCTTGCTGTTTTGGCTCGCCGCGGGACGGGCGGGCCGGTGGTGACTGGTGCTGGAGCCGGTCCGGATGTACTTGTCCCGGGTCAGGCGGATCCTTTGCGGGAGCGGGCGGATGCGTGCCTGGAGGGGCTGGCGGAGGTGGCCAGGCTGGAGGCCCGGGCGGCGGCGTTGAAAGTCCATTTCGCTGCCGAGTATGCCAAGGCTTCCGGGGCGTTGGCGGCACCGGCTGATAGCCTGCGGGACCGTGAGGTCCGGCGGATGTCCGTGACCGCTGAGGTTGCCTGTGCCCTGACCGTGAGCGAGGGATCGGCGGCACGGTTTCTGGCTGAGTCGGCCACGTTGAGCACGGACCTGCCGTTGACGCTGGCGGCGCTGGGGTCGGGAACCCTGTCGTGGCAGCATGCCCGGGTGATGTGTGATGAAACGGACAGGATGGATCGGGCGGCCGCTGCGGCGTTGGAGGCGCATTTCCTGGACCCTGAGGCGCCGCATGCTGCCAGGGGGTGTCCGGCCGGGGAGCTGACACCGTCCAGGTTCCGGGCCAGGGCACGTTATTGGCGGGAGCGGCATCACCCGGTCAGCATCGAAACCCGGCACCGCAACTGTGCGAAGGACCGCCGGCTGGAGTATGTTCCTGACCGGGACGGCATGGCCTGGCTGTCGGCGTATCTGCCCGCGGACCAGGCGGCCGGGATCTGGGACCGCGCCACCGCCGCCGCCCGCGCCCTGCAGGGCCCGTCCGAGTCCCGGACCCTGACCCAACTCCGGGTGGATGTCGCCGCCGCGTGGCTGCTGGGCCCGGTTCAGCGGGTTGACGGCGCGCCTGGCGACCGGGCGGCAGGATCCTTTCCGGCAGATTCCCTGCCGGCGGGGTCCGCGCCAGGCGGTCCTGTGCGGGCCGGTAATGTGCCGTCTCCGGCGGCGCAGGTGCTGGTCACGGTTCCGGTGTTCTCGCTGCTCGGCCTGACCCACGAACCGGCCACGCTGGACGGGTATGGGCCGATCCCGCCGTCCATGGCCCGCCGGCTCGTCGCCGACGGCGGGACGTCGTTCCTGCGGGTGTTGACCGACCCGCGGGACGGTGCGCCGCTGGAGATCGGACGCACCAGCTACCGGATCCCTAAACCGATGCGCCAATGGCTGCGGCTGAGGGACGGACGATGCACGTTTCCCGGCTGCAACAACCACTCCCTGGACAACGACGCCGACCACGTGCTGGCCTGGGCCGACGGCCGGACCACCGGAATCAGCAACCTCGGCCAGCCCTGCCCCAAACACCACCGCCTCAAACACCACACAACATGGAGACCGGTCGGAGCCACCCGGGACACGCCACCTGGCTGGATCTCACCCACCGGCCGCCACTACCCCAGCGAACAACAGGACTGGGAACCACCAACCTGGCCGGAGCCGCCACCCGGCCAGGAATATCCGGAGCCGCCACCCGCCCAGGACTGGTCGGAGCCGCTCGATTGCCCTGAACCGCCAGACTGCCCTGAACCGCCAGGCTGGCCCGAGGACCCTGCCGGTTCCGAAGATCCGGAGGCTCCCGACGGCTTGGGACCACCATTACCGGTGGATCCATGGCCAGACTGGGCATCTTTCAGAGCAGCGTAGGAAGGCGCTTGCTTAAGCGCAGGAAGACGCCTGGGTCAAGCATTGAGGCGGCCGCTCCAACACCTCGGCCGCCGTGGGACAACCACGCCGTTGCGAAGTGGCGTGCCGTTGACCCGCTGCCGTTGACCCAGTGCCGTTGACCCGCTAGGCGCCGAGAACGGAGGCCAGCCTCTGGAGTTCAGCAGAGGTAGGCCGGCGGGGGAGGGCCCTGAGCGGGAAGTCCTTCTGCCGGACAGCGCGGAACGGGCCCCGGCACCGAGCAGAACGCACCGGGCGGGCACAATGGAGTGGTGACTTCTGCACCCCTCCCGCCCGCCGCGCTTCAAGGCATCCCAAAGGACGCCCCTGGCCGTTCCGTCCCGTTCAACCTGCAGGCCATCGGCTCCGGGCTGGTCTTTGCGGAGTCGCTGGGAGAGCTGGCCGACGTCTTGGGAAGGCAGGGCGACGGCGGAGCTGCGGTGGTCCAGGCCCCGCCCGGCACCGGCAAAACCACCTTGGTGCCTCCCCTGGTTGCCAACCTGGCACAGGCTGCCACCGGCGATGAGCGGCCGCGCATCGTGGTGACCCAGCCACGCCGGGTGGCCGCCCGGTCGGCTGCAAAGCGCCTCGCTTCCCTGGACGGGACGGAGCTGGGGGACAGAGTGGGCTACGCCGTCCGCGGCGAACGGCAGGCCGGTCCGGCCACTCTCATCGAGTTTGTGACGCCGGGCATCCTGCTTCGCCGCCTGCTGGCCGATCCCGGCCTGGAGGGCACCGCCGCCGTCATCCTCGATGAGGTGCACGAACGCGGCCTGGAAACCGATCTGCTGCTGGGCCTGCTCGCCGAGGTACGCCAGCTGCGCGGCGACCTCATGCTCGTTGCCATGTCCGCCACCCTGGACGCGCCGCGGTTCGCGGCGCTGCTCGGCGCGGACTCCGGCCGGGAACAAGCCAAGGAGGCCGACGGCGGCGGGCCTGCTCCCGTCGTCGACTGTCCTTCCGCTCTTCACCCGTTGGAGACGGCCTGGGCGCCCGCGCCGGTGGCGCGGCTGGACGGGCGCGGCGTGACGCGCCCCTTCCTCGATCATGTCGCGGAAACCGCCGCGGCGTCATATGCGCAAGCCCTTGCCGCCGACCCCGGCACCGACGCCCTGGTGTTCCTGCCGGGCGCGCGGGAGGTGTCCCACGTGGCCGGCCGGCTGCGCACTCGGGTGGGTCCCGGCGTCGAAATCCTGGAGCTGCACGGCCAGGTGAGCCCCGCGGCCCAGGACCGCGCCGTGTCCGGCCGCAAGCCCGGGGATCCCGCCCGGATCATCGTGTCCACAGGGCTCGCCGAGTCATCGCTGACTGTGCCCGGTGTCCGGCTGGTGGTCGACGCCGGGCTCTCCCGCGAACCGCGCCGCGACGCCGGCCGCGGCATGACCGGCCTGGTCACCGTCTCCTGCTCCCGGGCCTCCGCGGAACAGCGCGCCGGACGTGCGGCGCGGCAAGGGCCAGGGAAGGTGGTCCGCTGCTACGACCAGAAGACCCTCGGCGCAGCGCCTGCGCACCAAACGCCCGAGATTGCCGTGTCCGACCTGACGGGCGCAGCCCTGATCCTCGCGTGCTGGGGCTCACCCGGCGGCCGCGGGCTTGGGCTTCCTGACGCCCCGCCGCAGTCGGCGATGGGTGACGCCGTCGAGGTGCTGGGAGAGCTTGGCGCGGTAGGGGAGGACGGCCTCGCAACGGCGCTGGGCAAAGCACTTGCGCGCATCCCCGCCGACCCCCGCCTGGGACGCGCCCTCCTGGTGGGGTCGGCGCTGCTGGGCGGAGGGTATGCCGGCGGTACTGGTTCCGGGACTACTGGTTCCGGGACTGCAGGTAAAGGGCTGGCGGCGGAGGTGGTTGCTGCCGTCGCCGGGGACCAGCGCGCCACGGGAGCCGATCTGCCCCGGCTGGTGACCGCCCTCCGCTCCGGCAAGGATCCCGCATCCAGGCGGTGGGCCGATGAGGCACGGCGGCTGGACACTTTGGCACGCCAGGCGGGGTCCGGCGTCGGGCTTCCCTCCGTCACTGTGCCGGCGGGAACCGCCGAGCAGATTGGCCTGGTCGTCGCCCTGGCGTTCCCGGACCGGGTGGCCCGCCGCGTCCCTGGAGACGGGCCGGAGCGTTACCTGCTGACCTCCGGGACGCGGGCCGGCCTTCCCGCCGGCAGCCCGCTTGCCGGATACGAGTGGCTGGCCGTGGCCGAGGTTGCGCGGGCGGACGGGCGGGACGCCGCCGGGACCGGCGCGGTGATCCGCTCTGCCGCGCCGCTGACGGCGGACACGGCCGAGGCCGCCGCGGCGCACCTGCTGCTCGACTCGGTGGAGGCAACATTCAGCCAGGGCCGTGTGACGGCCCGCAGGGAGCGGCGCCTTGGCGCCATATCCCTCTCCTCCACGCCGGTGCGGGCGTCGGCAGGTGACGGCCGAGCCGCCGTCGCCCGCGCTTTGGCGGAGCAGGGGCTGGGAGCCATCGGATGGTCGACGGCAGCAGATGCGTTGCGCCGCCGTCTGGCGCTGCTGCACCGGGAACTGGGCGATCCCTGGCCGGACATGTCCGAGCATGCTTTGCTGTCCCGGCTCGACGACTGGCTTGGTCCGGAGCTGGAGGCGCTGGCCGGCGGGGCCGCGACCTCCGGCATTGACCTGACGGACCCGCTGCGGCGACTGCTGCCATGGCCCGATGCCGCCCGGCTGGGCGAGCTCGCCCCGGAGTTCCTGGAGGTGCCCAGCGGTTCCCGCATCCGGATTGACTATCCCGCGGCCGGGGACGACGGCGGCAGGCCGGTGGTCGCCGTCAAGCTCCAGGAATGCTTTGGCTGGGACCGGACGCCGCTGCTCGCCGGCGGACGGGTGGCGGTGCAGTTCCACCTGCTGTCGCCGGCCCGGCGGCCGCTGGCCGTCACCGACGACCTCGCCTCCTTCTGGTCCGGCCCCTACGCGCAGGTCCGCGCCGAGATGCGGGGCCGCTATCCCAAGCACCCCTGGCCCGAGGACCCCTGGGCCGCGACGGCGACCGCACGGACCAATACACGGAAGTGACTAGCACGCAGAAGCCACTACCGCGCGGAAGCCACACCGGTCAGGCGTGAGTAGAGGGCCAGATGGGCACCGACCATCCGCTCGGTGCTGAACCGGTCTTCTGCCTGGGCCCGTACTGTCCTGCGGTCCAGGTTCCCAGCGCGCAGCAGGAGCCCGGCCAGGTCCTCCAGCGACGAGGCCAGGTAGCCGCTGACGCCGTCGTCAACAATCTCCGGCGCTGACCCCATGGGCGTGGCCACGACGGGTGTGCCGGTGGCCATCGCCTCGATCATCACCAGCCCGAACGGCTCCATCCACTGGATGGGATTCAGCAGGGCGATGGCCTCGCCGAGCAGTTCGTACTTCTCCGCGCCGCCCACCTCGCCCAGGAACTCCACGTCCGGACCCTGCAGCGGCTTCACAACATCGCGGTAGTACTGCATTTCAGCCGGTTCCCGCATCTTGGCGGCGATCCGGAGCGGAACCCCGGCCAGC from Arthrobacter globiformis harbors:
- the ggt gene encoding gamma-glutamyltransferase, which produces MPYLRSRVAAVTTAVALSVTAGTVTAPAFADQRETEKTATATGYGGAVSTVDPEASAAAIDILRRGGNAADAAVAAAATLGVTEPYSAGVGGGGYFLFYSAHTGHVGTIDGREAAPAAMPHNAFIDPKTGKPYNFTPELVTSGVSVGVPGTPATWERALDRWGTKDLDDVLEPAIQVADRGFVVDDTFRQQTLDNKLRFEAFTSTSKLFLPGGDAPAVGSIFRNPDLAATYRLLADKGTGGFYHGALAKEIASTVQAPPKTKTTKLPVPAGRLTAADLAKYRALNQSPTHVEYRGLDVYGMAPSSSGGTTVGEALNILEPFDLSGMSAPTALHHYLEASALAFADRGKYVGDPAFVDVPTGALTDPLFGKERSCEIDPKVAAVKPVAPGDVANYDGACPAAAAAPASEKDTENISTTNLTVADKWGNVVEYTLTIEQTGGSGIVVPGRGFLLNNELTDFSTVYDPKDPNRIEPGKRPRSSMSPTIILEDGDPFLALGSPGGSTIITTVLQTILNRVDLGMNISDAIAAPRAAQRNSAKVTAEPGFITAYERQLKPFGHEFTPSGDAFTSAAEIGAATAIEFKSGGRLVAAAEPVRRGGGSAMVVKPAR
- a CDS encoding HNH endonuclease signature motif containing protein gives rise to the protein MKDNAVVEAVEAVGASCSALAVLARRGTGGPVVTGAGAGPDVLVPGQADPLRERADACLEGLAEVARLEARAAALKVHFAAEYAKASGALAAPADSLRDREVRRMSVTAEVACALTVSEGSAARFLAESATLSTDLPLTLAALGSGTLSWQHARVMCDETDRMDRAAAAALEAHFLDPEAPHAARGCPAGELTPSRFRARARYWRERHHPVSIETRHRNCAKDRRLEYVPDRDGMAWLSAYLPADQAAGIWDRATAAARALQGPSESRTLTQLRVDVAAAWLLGPVQRVDGAPGDRAAGSFPADSLPAGSAPGGPVRAGNVPSPAAQVLVTVPVFSLLGLTHEPATLDGYGPIPPSMARRLVADGGTSFLRVLTDPRDGAPLEIGRTSYRIPKPMRQWLRLRDGRCTFPGCNNHSLDNDADHVLAWADGRTTGISNLGQPCPKHHRLKHHTTWRPVGATRDTPPGWISPTGRHYPSEQQDWEPPTWPEPPPGQEYPEPPPAQDWSEPLDCPEPPDCPEPPGWPEDPAGSEDPEAPDGLGPPLPVDPWPDWASFRAA
- the hrpB gene encoding ATP-dependent helicase HrpB; translated protein: MPKDAPGRSVPFNLQAIGSGLVFAESLGELADVLGRQGDGGAAVVQAPPGTGKTTLVPPLVANLAQAATGDERPRIVVTQPRRVAARSAAKRLASLDGTELGDRVGYAVRGERQAGPATLIEFVTPGILLRRLLADPGLEGTAAVILDEVHERGLETDLLLGLLAEVRQLRGDLMLVAMSATLDAPRFAALLGADSGREQAKEADGGGPAPVVDCPSALHPLETAWAPAPVARLDGRGVTRPFLDHVAETAAASYAQALAADPGTDALVFLPGAREVSHVAGRLRTRVGPGVEILELHGQVSPAAQDRAVSGRKPGDPARIIVSTGLAESSLTVPGVRLVVDAGLSREPRRDAGRGMTGLVTVSCSRASAEQRAGRAARQGPGKVVRCYDQKTLGAAPAHQTPEIAVSDLTGAALILACWGSPGGRGLGLPDAPPQSAMGDAVEVLGELGAVGEDGLATALGKALARIPADPRLGRALLVGSALLGGGYAGGTGSGTTGSGTAGKGLAAEVVAAVAGDQRATGADLPRLVTALRSGKDPASRRWADEARRLDTLARQAGSGVGLPSVTVPAGTAEQIGLVVALAFPDRVARRVPGDGPERYLLTSGTRAGLPAGSPLAGYEWLAVAEVARADGRDAAGTGAVIRSAAPLTADTAEAAAAHLLLDSVEATFSQGRVTARRERRLGAISLSSTPVRASAGDGRAAVARALAEQGLGAIGWSTAADALRRRLALLHRELGDPWPDMSEHALLSRLDDWLGPELEALAGGAATSGIDLTDPLRRLLPWPDAARLGELAPEFLEVPSGSRIRIDYPAAGDDGGRPVVAVKLQECFGWDRTPLLAGGRVAVQFHLLSPARRPLAVTDDLASFWSGPYAQVRAEMRGRYPKHPWPEDPWAATATARTNTRK